The Glycine soja cultivar W05 chromosome 8, ASM419377v2, whole genome shotgun sequence genome has a window encoding:
- the LOC114423656 gene encoding trypsin inhibitor DE-3-like: MWSTKLFGLFLLSAFTLYPPSTMAQPVFDLDGHPVINGGSYYIMEYMGSGVELAKTGNETCPLSVVQSSSFGSTGLPVKISSMLRTPFVTIGRVDLSFTGVPDCATTPSGWTVVEGLPEGSVVKITGYENTENGHFLIEKASFRNIYKLSFCIVGKLGCGTIGLIKDDKQNDLLGVTWDYAFEFVLVKTDDQPTSSSA; encoded by the coding sequence ATGTGGAGTACAAAACTCTTTggtctctttcttctttcagcATTCACCTTATACCCACCTTCAACCATGGCTCAACCAGTCTTCGACCTTGATGGCCATCCGGTTATAAACGGTGGCTCATACTATATTATGGAATATATGGGCAGTGGAGTAGAGCTAGCCAAAACGGGGAATGAAACTTGCCCTCTCAGTGTTGTGCAATCTTCCAGTTTTGGGTCGACTGGGCTACCAGTGAAGATTTCATCCATGCTCCGTACTCCTTTCGTCACCATTGGAAGAGTGGACCTTAGTTTCACTGGTGTTCCGGATTGTGCCACCACTCCTTCTGGGTGGACCGTCGTCGAGGGTCTACCGGAGGGATCCGTGGTTAAGATTACTGGCTACGAAAACACGGAGAATGGTCACTTTCTAATTGAAAAAGCTTCTTTTCGCAATATCTATAAGCTTTCGTTCTGTATAGTTGGCAAACTCGGGTGCGGAACTATTGGGCTTATTAAAGATGATAAACAAAACGACCTTTTGGGTGTGACTTGGGACTATGCGTTTGAGTTTGTGCTGGTGAAAACTGATGATCAGCCTACTTCATCTTCTGCGTGA